One genomic segment of Hymenobacter psoromatis includes these proteins:
- a CDS encoding PAS domain S-box protein yields MQAHSPGPLLPATALMLDQLQLAYVVLDRDGLVVEANDTLLTISGYTSAELIGMSFCGRLVPRAQRADSHEQFQRVLAGQEPCPPHFELSMQTKAGKGFSLSWQPNLLSDEQGENTGLWAAGHPVAKDANLRLNGTSNLPESTYLREFFDSSHDLILHLSATNVLLFVNRAGQEKLGYTESELLGRPFTDVVHPYYRAKLLYQLRRLYEGQALNKLETVLLTKAGRPVHLIGSVSSEQQPGRLPSARAVLHDITDRIKAERLQKVYYSIANLAISAHDLPALYGAIHRELGKVIETNNIFIGLCDDARTELQFVYYVDQHAYFEQGDGRPFSMGVTEYVIQQGQPLFFTKDDLLRLVRTGEMTAFGRLPAVLLASPLSVGDRTIGVLAVQEYDRADLYTPADLDILHFISGQVALAIDRKRQEEHLALQNARLNAIFESGTQLMWNVDRRGHLVSFNRNYADFYHYRNGVPPAQGLNLIETDIALTDEDTRELFRRSYLAAGRGEEQQFEAHLRKHQGPDIWLSITLAPIYLPDGSFEEITAQAQDITSTKTSQLALAAQEEKFRSIFESFQDIYYRTDREGNFTILSPSVREVLGYNPIEALSYRLEDIYWQPEMHGDLLRELRKNGELRNFETQLRHHDGYPVSMLVNARHTSFGTEGIVRDITEIRRIQDDLRLAKEEAEAASEAKTQFLANMSHELRTPMNGIIGMIDLLGQTGLNGEQTDYVDTLRTSAEALLTILNDILDLSKIQAGKMRLHEAPLALEPMLERLSALFSYRANQKNIRFTCHLAPDTPAFIVTDETRLLQILANLVANALKFTPHGTVSVVGSLVRTEGEYCTLRFAVQDSGIGISPNDAARLFTSFTQLDTTPSKAYGGTGLGLAISKELAELLGGTIGVLSNTGEGSVFWFTIRCKVLTTAPIPAQAALPAAPTPPIAAPLSSESPRILLVDDNAINQKVAARLLAKLNCHVEVASDGYEAIARATAPGANYQLILMDIQMPGLDGIAATRAIKAQLGAASPPIVAMTAYSMPDDAARFVKAGLDDYLAKPVKHQQLAETLMRWIATPIAPAEEPAAPAGPALIDPEVLAQLHQLGGDGFAAELYDEFVEETTALLDQANTHWEARDIEGLHPMLHQLKGTAGTLGLTQLSGKALAMEQAIKNRETDTLGDGLAELGQLFAQFVSQYPTLLAATQPSK; encoded by the coding sequence ATGCAAGCTCATTCTCCGGGACCACTGTTACCGGCCACCGCCCTCATGCTCGACCAGCTACAACTAGCCTACGTGGTGCTTGACCGCGATGGCTTGGTGGTGGAAGCGAACGATACCTTATTAACCATCAGCGGCTATACCTCTGCCGAACTGATTGGGATGTCCTTTTGTGGGCGCCTGGTGCCGAGAGCCCAACGTGCCGACTCTCACGAACAGTTTCAGCGCGTGCTGGCCGGCCAGGAGCCGTGCCCGCCGCATTTTGAGCTATCCATGCAAACCAAAGCCGGCAAGGGCTTCAGCCTGAGCTGGCAGCCCAACCTACTCAGTGACGAGCAGGGCGAAAACACTGGGCTGTGGGCCGCCGGCCATCCCGTGGCCAAAGATGCCAACCTTCGCCTCAACGGTACCTCAAACCTGCCTGAGTCCACGTACCTACGCGAGTTTTTCGATAGCTCGCACGACCTTATCCTGCACCTGAGCGCCACCAACGTGCTGCTGTTTGTGAACCGGGCCGGGCAGGAAAAGCTGGGCTATACCGAGAGCGAGCTGCTGGGCCGGCCCTTCACCGACGTGGTGCACCCCTACTACCGGGCTAAGCTTCTCTACCAGCTGCGCCGCCTCTACGAAGGCCAGGCCCTGAACAAACTCGAAACCGTACTGCTGACTAAGGCCGGCCGGCCGGTGCACCTCATCGGCTCGGTGAGCAGCGAGCAGCAGCCGGGCCGGCTGCCCAGCGCCCGCGCCGTGCTGCACGACATTACGGACCGCATCAAGGCCGAGCGCCTGCAAAAGGTGTACTATAGCATTGCCAACCTGGCCATTTCGGCCCACGACCTGCCCGCCCTCTACGGCGCCATTCACCGGGAGCTGGGCAAAGTGATTGAAACCAATAATATCTTCATCGGCCTCTGCGACGATGCGCGCACGGAGCTACAATTCGTATACTACGTAGACCAGCACGCCTATTTTGAGCAGGGCGACGGCCGGCCGTTCTCGATGGGCGTGACGGAATACGTAATTCAGCAGGGCCAGCCGCTATTTTTCACCAAGGATGACCTGTTGCGCCTCGTGCGCACCGGCGAGATGACGGCCTTTGGGCGGCTGCCGGCCGTTCTGCTGGCTTCGCCGCTGAGCGTGGGCGACCGCACCATCGGGGTGCTGGCAGTGCAGGAGTACGACCGGGCCGACCTCTACACGCCCGCCGACCTCGATATTCTGCACTTCATTTCGGGGCAGGTAGCGCTGGCCATCGACCGCAAGCGTCAGGAAGAGCACTTGGCCCTGCAAAACGCTCGGCTCAACGCCATTTTTGAGAGCGGCACCCAGCTGATGTGGAACGTAGACCGGCGCGGCCACCTCGTGTCGTTCAACCGCAACTACGCCGATTTTTACCACTATCGCAACGGCGTACCCCCCGCCCAGGGCCTCAACCTGATAGAGACGGATATCGCGCTCACTGATGAAGACACCCGCGAGCTGTTTCGGCGCAGCTACCTGGCGGCCGGCCGGGGCGAGGAGCAGCAGTTTGAGGCGCACCTGCGCAAGCACCAGGGGCCCGATATCTGGCTCAGCATTACGCTGGCTCCCATTTACCTGCCCGACGGCTCGTTTGAGGAAATCACGGCTCAGGCCCAGGATATTACGTCCACCAAAACATCGCAGCTGGCGCTGGCGGCGCAGGAAGAGAAATTTCGCTCCATCTTCGAGTCGTTTCAGGATATTTATTACCGCACCGACCGCGAAGGTAATTTTACCATCCTGAGCCCTTCGGTGCGCGAAGTACTGGGCTACAACCCGATAGAAGCCCTGAGCTACCGGCTCGAAGACATCTACTGGCAACCCGAGATGCACGGCGACCTGCTGCGCGAGCTGCGTAAAAACGGCGAACTGCGCAACTTCGAAACCCAGCTGCGCCACCACGACGGCTACCCGGTGAGTATGCTCGTGAATGCCCGTCACACCTCGTTCGGAACCGAGGGCATCGTGCGCGACATTACCGAGATTCGCCGTATTCAGGACGACTTGCGCCTGGCCAAGGAAGAAGCCGAAGCCGCCTCAGAAGCTAAAACGCAGTTTTTGGCCAATATGAGCCACGAGCTGCGCACGCCCATGAACGGCATCATCGGCATGATTGACCTGCTGGGCCAGACCGGCCTCAACGGCGAGCAGACCGACTACGTGGACACGCTGCGCACCAGCGCCGAGGCCCTGCTGACGATTCTCAACGACATTCTGGACCTGTCTAAGATTCAGGCGGGCAAGATGCGGCTGCACGAGGCTCCGCTGGCCCTGGAGCCCATGCTGGAACGCCTAAGCGCGCTGTTTTCGTACCGGGCCAACCAGAAGAACATCCGCTTTACCTGCCACCTGGCCCCCGATACTCCGGCCTTCATCGTTACCGACGAAACCCGCCTGCTCCAGATTTTGGCCAATCTGGTAGCCAACGCACTCAAATTCACCCCCCACGGCACGGTGAGCGTGGTAGGCTCGCTGGTGCGCACCGAAGGCGAGTACTGCACGCTGCGCTTTGCGGTGCAGGACTCGGGCATCGGCATTTCGCCTAACGACGCGGCCCGGCTCTTCACCAGCTTCACTCAGCTCGACACGACCCCCAGCAAAGCCTACGGCGGCACGGGCCTGGGCCTGGCCATCAGCAAGGAGCTGGCCGAGCTACTGGGCGGCACCATCGGGGTGCTGTCCAACACGGGCGAGGGCAGCGTTTTCTGGTTCACCATTCGCTGCAAGGTGCTGACTACGGCCCCTATTCCCGCGCAGGCGGCCCTGCCGGCCGCCCCTACCCCCCCCATCGCGGCACCACTCAGCAGCGAGTCGCCCCGCATCCTTTTGGTCGATGATAATGCCATTAACCAAAAGGTAGCGGCCCGCCTGCTGGCTAAGCTCAACTGCCACGTAGAAGTAGCCAGCGATGGCTACGAGGCCATTGCCCGCGCCACCGCCCCTGGTGCCAACTACCAGCTCATTCTGATGGACATCCAGATGCCGGGGCTCGATGGCATCGCCGCGACCCGCGCCATCAAGGCCCAGCTGGGGGCAGCCAGCCCGCCCATCGTGGCCATGACGGCCTACTCGATGCCCGACGATGCCGCCCGTTTTGTGAAAGCCGGTCTCGACGACTACCTAGCCAAGCCCGTGAAGCACCAGCAGCTGGCCGAAACGCTGATGCGTTGGATTGCTACCCCCATCGCCCCCGCCGAGGAGCCCGCGGCTCCCGCCGGGCCGGCGCTTATCGACCCTGAGGTGCTGGCGCAGCTGCACCAGCTGGGCGGCGACGGTTTCGCGGCCGAGCTGTACGATGAGTTCGTGGAAGAAACCACGGCCCTGCTCGACCAGGCCAATACTCACTGGGAAGCCCGCGATATTGAGGGCCTGCACCCCATGCTGCACCAACTCAAGGGCACGGCCGGCACCCTGGGCCTCACGCAGTTGTCGGGCAAGGCCCTGGCAATGGAGCAGGCAATTAAGAACCGGGAAACGGATACTCTAGGTGATGGATTAGCGGAGCTGGGGCAGTTATTCGCACAATTCGTGAGTCAATATCCTACTTTGCTGGCCGCGACGCAGCCAAGTAAGTAG
- a CDS encoding MBL fold metallo-hydrolase, with the protein MTLTFLGTGTSSGVPMIGCACPVCRSLDYRDKRLRVAVHLAVEGRSLVIDTGPDFRQQMLRAHISRLDGILFTHEHKDHTAGLDDVRAFNFRQQQEMPVYAEPRVLAQLQREFAYVFAEHKYPGVPQVSLHPIADDQQPFDVLGLAVQPLRALHYKLPVLGFRVGDLAYLTDANQLPASTMDQLRGADTIILNALRHEPHISHFSLSEAVAVLEELKPRRAYLTHISHQLGRHREVEATLPPWVRLAYDGLVINC; encoded by the coding sequence ATGACGCTGACGTTTTTAGGGACTGGCACTTCGTCGGGGGTGCCCATGATTGGGTGCGCCTGCCCGGTGTGCCGCTCGCTCGACTACCGCGACAAGCGGCTGCGCGTGGCGGTGCACCTGGCCGTAGAGGGTCGCAGCCTGGTAATTGATACCGGCCCCGATTTCCGGCAGCAGATGCTACGGGCTCACATCAGCCGGCTCGATGGCATCTTGTTCACCCACGAGCACAAGGACCACACGGCGGGGCTCGACGACGTGCGGGCCTTCAACTTCCGGCAACAGCAGGAGATGCCCGTCTACGCTGAGCCGCGGGTGCTGGCGCAGCTCCAGCGCGAGTTTGCCTACGTGTTTGCTGAGCATAAGTACCCCGGCGTGCCGCAGGTGAGCCTGCACCCCATTGCCGACGACCAGCAGCCCTTCGACGTGCTGGGGCTGGCCGTGCAGCCGCTGCGCGCCCTGCACTACAAGCTGCCCGTGCTGGGCTTCCGGGTGGGCGACCTGGCCTACCTCACCGATGCCAACCAGTTGCCCGCCAGCACAATGGACCAGTTACGCGGGGCCGATACCATCATCCTCAATGCGCTGCGTCACGAGCCGCACATTTCGCATTTCAGTCTGAGCGAGGCCGTGGCTGTTCTGGAAGAGCTAAAGCCGCGCCGGGCCTACCTCACCCACATCAGCCACCAGCTGGGCCGCCACCGCGAAGTGGAGGCTACCCTACCCCCCTGGGTGCGGCTAGCCTACGATGGGTTAGTTATCAACTGCTAA
- the miaA gene encoding tRNA (adenosine(37)-N6)-dimethylallyltransferase MiaA, translating to MLSPKILAQLLPTPPDLRPVLLAVAGPTAVGKTALTVALAQQLGTEIISADSRQFFRELSIGTAKPTPAEMQGVGHHFIDSHSITEEYSAGRFAAEATALLTQLFEKQRVVIATGGSGLYLQALTDGLDELPAVPPAVRQQLLRELAETGLSPLVAELATADPVAHARLDLQNHQRVVRALEITRGTGRPFSSFHQGPAAVAATAAARPWRVVKVALTRPREELYQRIDQRVLAMLEAGLLAEAEPLLPYRHHQALQTVGYQEIFGYLDGHYDYPEAVRLLQRNTRHYAKRQLTWLRRDPDYVWVELGNG from the coding sequence ATGCTCTCACCCAAAATCCTAGCTCAGTTACTCCCTACCCCCCCTGACCTACGCCCGGTGCTGCTGGCCGTGGCCGGACCTACGGCCGTGGGTAAAACGGCCCTCACCGTGGCGCTCGCCCAGCAGCTCGGCACGGAGATTATCTCGGCCGACTCGCGCCAGTTTTTCCGCGAGCTGAGTATTGGCACGGCCAAGCCCACGCCGGCCGAAATGCAGGGGGTAGGGCACCATTTTATTGACTCGCACAGCATTACGGAAGAATACAGCGCCGGCCGTTTCGCGGCCGAGGCGACGGCGTTATTAACGCAATTATTTGAAAAGCAACGAGTTGTTATTGCCACTGGCGGCTCGGGGCTATACCTGCAAGCCCTCACCGATGGCCTCGACGAGCTGCCCGCCGTGCCGCCCGCCGTGCGCCAGCAGCTGCTGCGCGAGCTGGCCGAAACCGGCCTATCCCCCCTCGTAGCCGAGCTAGCCACCGCCGACCCCGTGGCCCACGCCCGCCTCGACCTGCAAAACCACCAGCGCGTGGTGCGGGCCCTCGAAATAACACGCGGCACGGGGCGGCCGTTTTCTAGCTTCCACCAGGGGCCGGCGGCGGTGGCGGCCACGGCGGCGGCCCGCCCCTGGCGGGTCGTGAAAGTGGCCCTCACCCGCCCCCGCGAAGAACTATACCAGCGCATCGACCAACGCGTGCTGGCTATGCTGGAGGCTGGCCTGCTGGCCGAGGCCGAACCACTGCTACCCTACCGCCATCACCAGGCCCTGCAAACGGTGGGCTACCAGGAAATCTTCGGCTACCTCGATGGCCACTACGACTACCCCGAGGCTGTGCGCCTGCTGCAACGCAACACCCGCCACTACGCCAAGCGCCAGCTCACCTGGCTCCGCCGCGACCCGGACTATGTTTGGGTTGAGCTGGGTAATGGGTGA
- a CDS encoding TerB family tellurite resistance protein: protein MFGFFEKEQAKKIKGHLCNLAALAKADGNVDDREMKFIITVGKKNGVSASEVRKIVQGETRCAADLPGNDSERFDQIFDLVDMMLADGIVDQTEMNFCTIMAEKLGFREDIVDVLMGKISQGVKDAVPRERIKDESLSLLKSPALPQR from the coding sequence ATGTTTGGTTTTTTTGAAAAAGAGCAGGCTAAAAAGATAAAAGGCCACCTGTGCAACCTGGCCGCCCTAGCCAAAGCCGACGGCAACGTGGACGACCGCGAGATGAAATTTATCATCACCGTGGGCAAGAAAAACGGCGTGTCGGCCAGTGAGGTGCGCAAAATAGTGCAGGGCGAAACCCGTTGCGCCGCCGACCTGCCCGGCAACGACTCGGAGCGCTTCGACCAGATTTTCGACCTCGTAGACATGATGCTTGCCGATGGTATCGTGGACCAGACGGAGATGAATTTCTGCACGATAATGGCCGAGAAGCTCGGTTTCCGCGAAGACATCGTGGACGTGCTCATGGGTAAGATTTCGCAGGGGGTGAAGGATGCCGTTCCCCGCGAGCGCATCAAGGACGAGAGCCTGTCGCTGCTAAAAAGCCCCGCCCTACCCCAGCGATAG
- a CDS encoding aspartate aminotransferase family protein translates to MTSRQLFLRHQAQTSEFPLLLEIERAEGVYMYTPEGRPILDLIAGIGVSNVGHRHPRVLQAIQGQLDKYLHLMVYGELVQAPPARLAHALAATLPPPLDTVYFTNSGTEAIEGALKLAKRHTGRTGLVSALHAYHGSTHGALSITGSEGFKNSYRPLLPDVLHLRYNELADLDLITENTAAVVLETVQGEAGVRLPLPGYLPAVRARCTKVGALLILDEIQCGFGRTGTQWAFEQFGVVPDILVCAKGMGGGMPIGAFISSPEIMVGFQTNPILGHCTTFGGHPVSCAASLATLQVIQEENLLAGVAAKAARLRAGLRHPAIREIRNCGLLMAVEFESFEVLKPIIDRALAVEGILTDWFLFCDNSLRIAPPLTITEAEIDAACAGLLRAIAAKQGG, encoded by the coding sequence CTGACGTCCCGCCAACTTTTTTTGCGCCACCAGGCCCAGACCTCCGAGTTTCCGCTGCTATTGGAAATCGAGCGAGCCGAGGGGGTTTATATGTACACGCCGGAAGGCCGCCCCATCCTGGATTTGATTGCCGGCATTGGGGTGAGCAATGTGGGGCACCGGCACCCGCGGGTGCTGCAAGCCATTCAGGGTCAGCTCGATAAATACCTGCACCTGATGGTGTATGGCGAGCTGGTGCAGGCCCCGCCCGCCCGGCTGGCCCACGCGCTGGCCGCCACCCTACCCCCCCCGCTCGACACGGTATACTTCACCAACTCGGGCACCGAGGCCATTGAGGGCGCGCTTAAGCTGGCCAAGCGCCACACGGGGCGCACGGGCCTGGTTTCGGCCCTCCATGCCTACCACGGCTCCACGCACGGGGCGCTGTCCATCACGGGCTCCGAGGGGTTTAAGAACAGCTACCGGCCGCTGCTGCCCGACGTGCTGCATTTGCGCTACAACGAGCTGGCTGACTTGGACTTAATAACCGAAAACACGGCCGCCGTGGTGCTCGAAACCGTGCAGGGCGAGGCCGGCGTGCGCCTACCCCTGCCTGGTTACCTGCCAGCCGTGCGGGCGCGTTGCACCAAAGTGGGCGCGCTGCTTATTTTGGATGAGATTCAGTGCGGCTTTGGGCGCACGGGTACGCAGTGGGCGTTTGAACAATTCGGAGTAGTGCCCGATATCCTGGTGTGCGCCAAAGGCATGGGCGGCGGCATGCCGATTGGGGCCTTTATCTCCTCGCCCGAAATTATGGTGGGGTTCCAAACGAATCCCATTCTGGGGCACTGCACCACTTTTGGCGGGCACCCGGTAAGCTGCGCGGCTTCGCTGGCCACGCTCCAGGTTATTCAGGAAGAAAACCTGCTGGCCGGCGTGGCAGCCAAGGCGGCGCGGCTACGGGCCGGCCTGCGGCACCCGGCCATCCGCGAAATTCGCAACTGCGGGCTGCTGATGGCCGTGGAGTTTGAGTCGTTTGAAGTGCTCAAACCAATTATCGACCGGGCGCTGGCCGTGGAGGGTATCCTCACCGACTGGTTTTTATTCTGCGATAACTCGCTACGCATCGCGCCGCCGCTAACCATTACGGAGGCCGAGATTGACGCGGCCTGCGCGGGGCTGCTCCGGGCCATCGCGGCCAAGCAGGGGGGGTAG
- the pfkA gene encoding 6-phosphofructokinase, translated as MKRIGVFTSGGDAPGMNACLRAVVRAGVYHGIEVYGIMRGYSGMITGEFVRMDSASVSNTVQRGGTILKSARSQKFMTKEGRQQAFDQLVNHGIEGLVAIGGNGTFAGASIFEQEFGIPTVGAPGTIDNDLYGTDYTIGYDTAVNTALEAIDKIRDTADSHDRCFFVEVMGRDSGYIAIPCAIGGGAEIVMVPETAMSVEAVIETLLDSYKRHKTSFIVIVAEGEEEGNVHQVAKRVKEAIPQLDTRVTIVGHIQRGGSPTAADRLLASQLGIAAVEGLLNGMKNVMAGIVDRKLMYTPFEDTIYKRKIINQSFMRMVEILSV; from the coding sequence ATGAAGAGAATCGGAGTTTTTACGAGCGGGGGTGATGCTCCCGGCATGAACGCCTGCCTGCGGGCGGTAGTACGTGCGGGCGTGTACCACGGCATTGAGGTCTACGGCATCATGCGAGGTTACAGCGGCATGATTACGGGCGAGTTCGTGCGCATGGACTCGGCCTCGGTGTCGAATACGGTGCAGCGCGGCGGCACAATCCTAAAGTCGGCGCGCTCACAAAAGTTCATGACTAAGGAGGGCCGGCAGCAAGCGTTTGACCAGCTCGTGAATCATGGTATCGAGGGCCTAGTAGCCATCGGTGGCAACGGCACGTTTGCGGGCGCGAGTATTTTTGAGCAGGAGTTTGGTATCCCGACGGTAGGCGCGCCGGGCACGATTGACAACGACCTCTACGGCACGGACTATACCATTGGCTACGACACGGCCGTAAACACGGCTCTGGAAGCTATTGATAAAATCCGGGACACGGCCGACTCGCACGACCGCTGTTTTTTTGTGGAAGTGATGGGCCGCGACTCGGGCTACATTGCCATTCCGTGCGCCATCGGGGGCGGGGCCGAAATCGTGATGGTACCCGAAACGGCCATGAGCGTGGAGGCCGTTATCGAAACGCTGCTAGACAGCTACAAGCGGCACAAAACTTCCTTTATCGTCATTGTGGCCGAGGGCGAAGAGGAGGGCAACGTGCACCAGGTGGCCAAGCGCGTGAAGGAAGCCATTCCGCAGCTCGATACCCGCGTTACCATCGTGGGCCACATTCAACGGGGCGGCTCGCCCACCGCCGCCGACCGCCTGCTGGCCTCGCAGCTCGGCATCGCCGCCGTGGAGGGCCTGCTCAATGGCATGAAAAACGTGATGGCCGGCATCGTGGACCGCAAGCTCATGTACACCCCTTTCGAGGACACCATTTACAAGCGTAAAATCATCAACCAGAGCTTTATGCGGATGGTGGAAATACTGTCGGTGTAA
- a CDS encoding glycosyltransferase: protein MSKLVALPGPRLVLAVTTDLSYDQRMQRIAGSLARAGYQVLLVGWQRPASVPLAPRPYAQHRLRGWFQSGKLFYLEYNLRLFFFLLGQRAAAWGCADLDAALPTWLRARLGGQPFVYDAHELFPEVPEVVARPRVQRAWRWVENFIVPRARLRYTVGPALAQLFEQRHPSCPFAVVRNVPSSQVSGALTSQSPIPNNQKTNQQPILLYQGALNMGRGLAELLAAMPSVPARLIMCGEGDCSVALRAQAAQLGLLASGQVEFRGYVLPEALRVLTAQATVGIMLLENTGLSYYYSLANKFFDYVQAGIPQLCIDFPEYRALNAQHEVAELVPDLHPATLAAALARLLPGGQPGPHYQRLAANCRRARAEWSWEQEEKTLLRLYAELLRVG, encoded by the coding sequence GTGTCCAAATTAGTTGCCTTACCGGGCCCGCGCCTCGTGCTGGCCGTCACCACTGACCTGAGCTACGACCAGCGGATGCAGCGTATTGCCGGCAGCCTGGCGCGGGCCGGCTACCAGGTGCTGCTGGTGGGCTGGCAGCGCCCGGCCTCGGTGCCGCTGGCCCCGCGCCCCTACGCCCAGCACCGGCTGCGGGGCTGGTTTCAAAGCGGCAAGTTATTCTACTTGGAGTATAATCTGCGGCTGTTCTTCTTTTTGCTGGGCCAGCGCGCCGCCGCCTGGGGCTGCGCCGACCTCGATGCCGCCCTACCCACCTGGCTGCGGGCCCGCCTGGGTGGCCAGCCTTTCGTGTACGACGCCCACGAATTATTCCCCGAAGTGCCCGAAGTAGTGGCTCGTCCTCGAGTGCAGCGAGCCTGGCGGTGGGTCGAAAATTTCATTGTGCCCCGCGCCCGGCTACGCTACACGGTGGGCCCCGCCCTGGCCCAGCTCTTCGAGCAGCGTCATCCCAGCTGCCCGTTTGCTGTAGTTCGGAATGTTCCTTCTTCGCAAGTTTCAGGCGCGCTTACCAGCCAAAGCCCGATACCTAACAATCAGAAAACCAACCAACAACCAATTTTATTATACCAGGGTGCGCTCAACATGGGCCGGGGGCTGGCCGAGCTGCTGGCCGCGATGCCCTCAGTGCCGGCCCGGCTGATTATGTGTGGGGAGGGTGACTGCTCGGTAGCGTTGCGGGCGCAGGCGGCGCAGCTGGGGCTGCTGGCATCGGGTCAGGTCGAGTTTCGGGGCTACGTGCTGCCCGAGGCCCTGCGCGTGCTCACGGCCCAGGCCACGGTGGGCATCATGCTGCTCGAAAACACCGGCCTGAGCTACTATTACTCGCTGGCTAATAAGTTCTTCGACTACGTGCAGGCCGGTATTCCGCAGCTCTGCATCGACTTTCCCGAGTACCGCGCCCTCAACGCTCAGCACGAGGTTGCCGAGCTGGTGCCCGACCTGCACCCCGCCACCCTGGCCGCCGCCCTGGCCCGGCTGCTGCCCGGCGGCCAGCCCGGCCCGCACTACCAGCGCCTGGCCGCCAACTGCCGCCGCGCCCGCGCCGAGTGGAGCTGGGAACAGGAAGAAAAAACCCTGCTGCGGCTCTACGCAGAATTGTTGCGCGTAGGATAA
- a CDS encoding response regulator: MAPDSQPKTILIAEDSSVILSLTRKILEQQKYRIVLAKNGGEVLRQLESQLETNPVDGVLMDINIPIKNGLECTKDIRSHADPRISELPVVAITGNANNYSLEQFREAGITDYLPKPLDFDALVRVVRQYVG, from the coding sequence ATGGCTCCCGACTCTCAACCCAAAACAATTCTCATTGCCGAAGACAGCTCAGTTATTCTGAGTTTGACGCGCAAAATACTGGAGCAGCAGAAATACCGGATTGTGCTAGCTAAAAATGGCGGCGAAGTGCTGCGCCAGCTCGAAAGCCAGCTCGAAACTAACCCCGTGGACGGCGTGCTGATGGACATCAATATTCCCATCAAAAACGGCTTGGAGTGCACCAAAGATATTCGCAGCCACGCCGACCCGCGCATCAGCGAGCTGCCTGTAGTAGCCATCACCGGCAACGCCAACAACTACTCGCTGGAGCAGTTCCGCGAGGCCGGCATTACCGACTATCTACCCAAGCCTCTAGATTTTGATGCCCTGGTGCGGGTAGTGCGCCAGTACGTCGGGTAG